One Elgaria multicarinata webbii isolate HBS135686 ecotype San Diego chromosome 6, rElgMul1.1.pri, whole genome shotgun sequence DNA segment encodes these proteins:
- the LOC134400632 gene encoding uncharacterized protein LOC134400632, with amino-acid sequence MKRILLASLLQLRRRGSAALLPRSVLGSFGGRPQTVTLNHAYSTEGGNTTKPIGRYPIPNKNDLPYDIVELMDEVEVKSGFLPNVFKVMSHRPAEFRAFFAYYNAIMNKETGNLSKADKELIIVATSVVNNCPYCVIAHSALHRIYSKKPMLADQVMVNWKMADLSDRELAMLEFARAVCRSENITEEHFQKLEAHGFDREDAWDIGTISAFFAMSNRIAHFTDMHPNSEFYTMGRIPREKDKAKSC; translated from the exons ATGAAGCGCATTCTGCTCGCCAGCCTGCTGCAGCTCCGCCGCCGGGGCTCCGCTGCC CTTCTGCCTCGCAGTGTGTTGGGGAGTTTTGGGGGAAGACCCCAAACTGTAACCTTGAACCATGCATACAGCACAGAGGGAGGAAACACCACTAAGCCAATCGGACGCTATCCAATACCCAATAAGAATGATTTGCCATATGATATAGTTGAGCTCATGGATGAAGTAGAAGTAAAG AGTGGGTTTTTGCCCAATGTGTTTAAGGTGATGTCTCATCGGCCAGCAGAATTTAGAGCCTTCTTTGCTTATTACAATGCCATCATGAACAAGGAGACAG GAAACCTAAGTAAGGCTGACAAAGAGCTTATTATTGTGGCTACCAGTGTTGTTAACAACTGTCCCTACTGCGTAATTGCGCACAGTGCTTTACATAGGATATACTCCAAGAAACCAATGCTAGCGGATCAG GTCATGGTGAATTGGAAAATGGCTGACCTGAGTGATCGGGAACTGGCCATGCTGGAGTTTGCACGTGCAGTCTGTCGATCAGAGAACATCACCGAAGAGCATTTTCAGAAACTAGAGGCACACGGGTTTGACCGAGAAGATGCCTGGGACATAGGCACCATTTCGGCCTTTTTTGCCATGTCGAATCGCATAGCTCACTTCACAGATATGCATCCAAACTCGGAATTCTACACCATGGGAAGAATACCAAGAGAAAAAGACAAGGCCAAATCTTGCTAA
- the LOC134400631 gene encoding uncharacterized protein LOC134400631 → MKHLLLASLLQLRSRGSAALLPLSVSGSFWGRPQVVALNHTYSTKGGSTTKTIGRYPVPDKKDLPSDIAEHMEEAEVKSGFLPNALKAMSHRPAEFRAFFAYHDLIMNKETGNLSMADKELIALTTSTVNHTPYCIAVHSAFHRMYSKKPTLADQVIVNWKKADLSDRELAMLEFALVVCRGENITEEHFQKLEEHGFDREDAWDIGAISAFFAMANRIALLLDMRPNPEYYTMGRISSEKEKAKSS, encoded by the exons ATGAAGCACCTTCTGCTCGCCAGCCTGCTGCAGCTCCGCAGCCGGGGCTCTGCTGCc CTTCTGCCTCTCAGTGTGTCAGGCAGCTTTTGGGGAAGACCCCAAGTTGTAGCCTTGAACCATACATACAGCACAAAGGGAGGAAGCACCACGAAGACAATTGGGCGCTATCCTGTACCTGATAAAAAGGATTTGCCATCTGATATAGCTGAGCACATGGAGGAAGCAGAAGTAAAG AGTGGGTTTTTGCCCAATGCGTTAAAGGCGATGTCTCATCGGCCGGCAGAATTTAGAGCCTTCTTTGCTTACCACGATCTTATCATGAataaggaaacag GAAACCTAAGCATGGCTGACAAAGAGCTCATTGCTTTGACTACCAGTACGGTTAACCACACTCCCTACTGCATAGCTGTACATAGTGCTTTTCATCGGATGTACTCCAAGAAGCCAACCCTGGCAGATCAG GTTATAGTGAACTGGAAAAAGGCTGACCTGAGTGATCGGGAACTGGCCATGCTTGAGTTTGCACTCGTGGTCTGTCGAGGGGAGAACATTACCGAAGAGCACTTTCAGAAGCTGGAGGAGCATGGATTTGATCGAGAAGATGCGTGGGACATAGGTGCCATTTCAGCCTTTTTCGCCATGGCGAATCGCATAGCTCTTCTGTTAGATATGCGCCCAAATCCAGAATACTACACCATGGGAAGAATATCAAGCgaaaaagaaaaggccaaatCCTCCTAA
- the TRMT10B gene encoding tRNA methyltransferase 10 homolog B, whose protein sequence is MTCPENETERSACGNQHDLQENCGVMCQEDADGENLWDPFGLLQIDVGCASARDPFPGSEDWCSRNVLRKQRHWEKIVSAKKSKRKRERERRKAKHVEEKGAAPRPSKRELKVIVKERLLVAKETGPRLCIDLSMTSHMTKKEISRLATQIRRLYGSNKKAQTPFWLYLTGCAKNSPIYDACLRMNDGFTTYLMDVTPESYLDLFPLETIVYLTPDSENALEEVDPQKVHILGGLVDESIQKRLTFQRAQEKHLQTARLPIQEYMVKNVNARNYHSTTLAINQVFDALSTFYETKSWEEALKAAVSPGKGYVLRETTL, encoded by the exons ATGACCTGCCCTGAGAATGAAACAGAGCGAAGTGCCTGCGGAAACCAGCATGATCTACAAGAGAACTGTGGGGTCATGTGCCAGGAAGATGCAGACGGGGAAAACCTCTGGGACCCCTTTGGGCTTCTGCAGATTGACGTGGGTTGTGCGAGTGCCCGGGATCCGTTCCCAGGGAGCGAGGATTGGTGTTCG aGAAATGTTTTAAGGAAACAGAGGCACTGGGAGAAGATTGTTTCAGCGAAGAAGAGCAAAAGAAAACGTGAGAGAGAACGGCGTAAAGCGAAGCATGTTGAGGAGAAAG GTGCTGCTCCCAGGCCCAGCAAACGGGAATTAAAAGTGATTGTAAAAGAGCGCCTCCTGGTGGCCAAGGAAACAGGCCCTCGGTTGTGTATCGATTTGAGTATGACCAGTCACATGACTAAGAAG GAAATAAGCCGTCTTGCCACTCAGATAAGGCGGCTCTATGGGTCAAACAAGAAAGCTCAAACTCCCTTTTGGCTCTACCTCACTGGGTGTGCAAAAAACAGCCCAATTTATGATGCATGCCTAAGGATGAATGATGGATTTACCACCTACCTC ATGGATGTTACTCCGGAAAGCTATCTTGACCTGTTTCCTTTAGAAACTATTGTTTACCTCACTCCAGACTCTGAGAATG CTCTTGAGGAAGTTGATCCACAAAAAGTGCATATCCTTGGCGGGTTGGTGGATGAAAGCATCCAAAAG AGACTCACCTTTCAAAGAGCCCAGGAGAAACATCTGCAGACAGCACGACTGCCAATCCAAGAGTACATGGTAAAGAATGTCAATGCAAGAAACTACCACTCAACGACATTAGCAATCAACCAAG TGTTTGATGCCTTATCAACTTTCTATGAGACCAAGA